GCCATGTTGGCATTTGGGGCGATAAAATCTCTCAACGTTGCAACGCTCGGCGGAGTTCGACGATCGAACGGGAATCCCATCGGGCGCTTGTCCGGATACAACTTGTCCCGCAAACCACAGAACGAATGGGAGTCGTTGCAATCGATGTTTCTGAAATACCATAATTCCAGTACTatttaaaattcagtaaatgGTAGTTATAGGTTACTCATCAAACGGCTGATTGACCGTATCATCGGCAAAGTTCGAAATCATGATGTAAAGATCAAATTGTACGCCTTCGGGGGATCCCTTCGGTAGAAGCATATGCTCGGGCCAGCCGcatccacaaaaacggaactggtCCCGCTGATTACCTTCGGCAGGGGTTTGGAATGCACCCACTTTACGGAATGTTCTCTCGTACGGGATCGTCACGCTAGATTGTTCCGATCTGCGAATAATGGTGTTCTCGCCGGGTTTCACTGTGGAAGGAAAATATACACTCTAGGGTATGATCGTTCTATTATTTTCAACTCACAGTTTACAGTGAACTTATCAAGTTCAATGAAGAGTAAGCGTTGCTCGTTGAATGACAGGTTTGTCCCACGTTCGTCAACTTTTGGAGCAATGAAAATTCTTGCCGTTCCTTGTTTCGGTGCACCCGATGAGTTTGTAACCTTAAACTCATACACGAACGGCGCATGTTGAAGATGAGTGAAGCTAGCAAACACGTTCCCCTGTGGACCAAAATCAAGACCCGCAGCTAGATCTACTTGAGATTTCTGCCAATATGTCAACAAAACATTAGGTGGAGCATTCGCTCGATTGATGCGAACGTTCAGACTGGTCACCCTCACTCCCGGGTTACTTAATTGGGCCGTAGTATATGGATTCAAGGTTTCGATGAATTTTCTGAAGATACCATCAATCATTCCGTGCCAACGGTAGAATACAGGGTCACGCATAGCAGTCGTAACATCACCCATCACACCGAAGTCCTCCAAATAGCGATAGTCGGGATCATGGATGTACGCCAGTATGTCATGTCCCACATTGTGCAAGCTTCCATAGTATCTCCTGTTGACGGACAGCACAGAGGCCTCCACTATATCTCCCAGGATATCGATTCCTTTAACCTCGTCTAGTGGAATATTTTTACCCGTTGTCTACAATAGAATTTATGCTTTTATTAACCTATAATTGAGACATCACAAATCATAAATACATCGGTCACGAATCCCTGGTCAATCGCTTGGTGAATACGATCCGTCCAACGCTGTACATCATTGACAGAGACCACTGTATCGTTGTCCACTCTGTTGAGGTCTTTCAGCGTAGAATCTGCTGCACGGGCCGGATACGCACGCGAATTCGAACTGCGGACCATCTTCGGGAAATAAGCCTCTGCGATCGGTTCCCTATAATTTACCAGAGGCCGAGCACGGGCCAAACGATTACAGAAACGATCCACGCTGTATCGGGCAATAATTTGACTATGCATGTAGTAGAACAGCTCTCCCCGACGATCCTTGCGAACGATCTCAGGAGCAGCTCCGCCGGGATAAACCAAATGCCAGTGCCAGTGGTGCATATTCACTCCAATATCCTCGCGGAAGTAAGCCATCCGCTGTTCCATTTCCCGTTCCGAGGCGGTGAACGTTGCTGGAATATCGATCGTCGTCTGCTCGATAGGATGTTTAGACATGATGGTGCAAAATGTTTCACTGTTCAACTTACCCGTTTTTCCTGCTGAACTATGTTACCTTCCTCGCGCAGTTTCGGAAACACCGACGGATCGACAAACTGATCCGGGAACAGATTGATGATAGATGGAATCTGCACATCCTTGGTATCTGGACGATGCTGAATCGCGACGGTCAGTGCGTactggaacaaaatcggattcaGTCTGTCCCTGGCATATGTAGCGACACTCATCAGTGACGTTACATCCGCTTGGTTCATAAAGAGATTGATCAGCTGACCGGCAATATCACGATGCTTCTCGATGAACAGGGAGAACGCGCCCCGTCGATCAATCACTTCAGCAAACGAGATATCCGGAATACCAACGTTGCGCACCGGAATCTCCAGTTCCGCCCCGTCAGTGAATCGAGTCTGAAGATCGTCAGCCAGCGGACGATAACGTTTGCTCAAGTACTCATCCGGGATTACCAGAATCGTTTTCCCGTCGTCTTTTGGCATAAATGCCGGCTCTAGCGGACGCTGGAGCAATGCCAGAAGGGAATTTTTATCGGTCATCGCGATGCAGAACTGTGTGTTGTTGGATCGAAGATCGAAAGAAACTGAGTTGAGGGGGTTTTCGAGTTTggatttttatagtgaaaaacaaacaaatcggcCGCAAACCACAAAATCCACagttacatttgaaaatgtaaCTGCCTACATTGTATGCAACTAGCATTAGATGGAAGATAAGGCCCTTTTCCGCTTGTGCATTACGAGATAGCGGTATATTGAACTTTTCTGTTAGATACATTGTAAGCATGAATGGATTTTCTTCTGCCATTGAAAGGAAAACAACAAAGTTAGTTTCTTATATAAAATCGATTGTGTTCACATAAACTCATGATTATGTTTTCTATTGGACGTACGATAACAAGTGTCCTTTTCATTCAACCGATTTTAGGGTTAATTTGCTCATCTTAATTGAGTAACGCTTTAATCAAGTTTGGAAGATAACTTTTGGACTTCGTTATAGAGCTAACGAATGGGAGCGACTTTTCCCAATTGGCTATCGATATCGAACTCAAGCGCCGATCGGCAACATATCTTTTCggctaaaattatattttttgatcACTTAACGTAGGATATTATACGACGGACCCACGTTCTCTCATAATTCTACCCAACAGACTAGTCAATACATGGGCCTGGGAACACAGTTTTCTTCTTCTCCGATTGCAGACATGACGAAagacaataattttcaatttctaaATAGCAAATTATTTTTAACAAATAATTTTAGATGATTGCTTTACAGAAATTAAATTGTTGAACAAAAGGAGCTTTTTGTTCGTTAatggttttcatttttttctatctaCAACATCTCTTCCAATTCAAACTGACCACAATATGCATTGTTCCATGCAACAGCTTTGACATTCTTCATTTAGTCGTTTAGTTCTGATGTttttattaggtgtaccggtaagtttcttcgattTTACAACAAATGGCGTaatttgattattattccagtaaaTCAAATTTCCAAACATTTGTTGGAAAGCTGCTGTAACTGCGcgttttttcagtatatgtcaaacagttgaagcgtaaacaacatagatTTTTGTCACTtccaatatgtcgaatttcgtaccaacgagagtgtttttgtggGGAGTGTTACAtcattatttcaatttgaaggaaaaagctgcggaaagttatcgcattttggtggaagtttatggtggccatgctccaactgagcgaacgagCGATCGCGTATAGACTCGACCCGTTCCAACGTGTTTTTTCCGATTTTGTATAAATAATAGATTTTGTCGAACCGCCGTGAAAATGAGATTGTCTTACATTTCGTTATGTTCATCGCTATAGTATTTTCACGGCACCACAGCATGAGCTCATCGATGTCGCTTTGCAGAACAAGACAATCGAGGACAGATGAAATCGTTCTATACAATTTTAGGTCATCGGCAAACATTTTCTTCGGAGACATCAGTCTATAGCACGAAAAGAATGAAGACGAATGGACCAAGCACGCTTCCCTGTGGCACACCCGACGTAATGGGAAAATTTCGGAACAAACTGAGTTGATGCAAACTGCAGCTTCACGGTTGGTGAGATATGAGTGTAGCCATCCAGTTATGTGTTCTGGAAATCCCACGTGTTTCAATTTCCCAATCAAGTACTCATGCGGAACAGTGTCGAATGCTTTGGAAAAGTCGACGTAAATTGAATCAACCTGGTTCCTGTTCTCGACTTCATCAAGTAGAACGCGAGTGTAACACATTAGATTTGTTATCGTTGATCTGTGCTGTACAAGTCCGTATTGTTCCTCTGATATCAGCGAGTACGCAGCTCTGTACAGTATAGCATGAATCATGGTTCCAAAAACCTTGCTAAGTGAGCATAGAATCGATATTCTACGGTTATTTTCGACGCGGTGAGTACTGCCCGATTTGTGGATCGGAACAATTCGAGCTGCTTTCCAAATCTTTGGAAATGTCTTCTCAAAGAGTGACTTATTGAATAGACAAGCAACAGGAAAAGCCAATGAGGAGGcacaatgcttgagaaatagcgGTGGCAGTCCATCAACTCCAGCTCCCTTGGACTCATCAATATTTTCGAGCGCTTTTTGAACTTCCTCCTTCCTTTGAATATTTATATCGTACGTTGGAATATGCCGAAAGCATCCTGGATACATCTCGGGCATCGCTGTGCTAAAAACAACCTGGAAAAAGTTGGCGAAGAGACGGGTTGCTTCGCTATCTGAACTAGTAGTAGCTCCGTTAAATTCCACATTCCGGTATCGATGTATCCGTTTTCAGTAACCTCACATACTTCCAGAAGGATGCCGGATTTTGTTCCAGATTCTGCTGAACTCTATGCATATATATTGAGTGGGTTTCAGCGAGAAGATCTGTGTATGCTATTTCAATGTTACGAAGAGTGATACAGTCAGCCGTGGCTCTCGACTTGAAATAGAGTTTTCTTGTTTTCCGAAGCACATTCCTCATATGACGAAGATCAGCAGTCCACCAGGGCTTTCGCATTGATACGTCAGGCTTACGTCGTACACGCGGGACATGCACATGGAATACTTCAGATAGTTTACCGTAGATGGTTGATACAGCTGAAGCTACCGAGTTATCTACCAAGGTGGCTTGCCAGTCGAGAGAAGCAATAGCGTTATTTAATGACTCGAAGTTACAGCGTCTGAAGTTCACAGTCGTCATATCGGTATGTTGCTCCGTGTTGTTTTGCAACTCACCGCTGCGAACGTCAAGcaaaatattcacggccaggaggctatgctgtctatttggtgggaccagctgggtgtggtgtactatgagctgctaaaaccgaatgaaaccatcacgggggacctctaccgacgacaattgatgcgtttgagccgtgtactgaaggaaaacccggtcaaaacatacttgaaaacgctgaaatgggaggtcctattccacccgccgtattccAGAGAATTCAATAACGAAATACAATTGCGTCGATATGATGAAACTTACTTCTAGGCTGTTTTCGGACATATTCTCGGAAAAAATCATACCTCAATTGTAAAATAAGGTAAAATTTTAAGTTCCCGAAAAAGTTTCTGGTTTGGCTGTAGCTCCGGACCTAAAGATGCACTTTTATAGCTTCTGGAACCATGGACATTTATCACAAAGAGTGTCTACAAATAAAGTTGTTTTGTCTTTTCTTGTCCGATTTGGTCAGCTGTAGCTATTCAAATTCGACCAAACAATGGCGTCCCTGTGGTTCTCAAGGGGTGGCATTCTATAGGCAGTGGTCATGATTGTATTGCCCACTCCATCCAACCAGGTCTGTTCtacagcggtactcaaccttttattcacaggggccacaaacacgtgtaATGCATGAtgtcgcgggccgcaaaaaaataataaagaagCGTTATAAAACTACGAAACTATTATCGGCGAGAGCAAAcgttaaaaaaattttataataaaactcTTTGTTATAAATATTTGATAGAGATAACAAGGGTCGATAAATGAATACTTCCATTGGGTGAGGaattgtctttgtctttgtcaaattaattctaagtactaacatgtactgttgattgctcgctgcaCTGAAACTGAAATACTGACCTTCTagaatatccaagtagtttttcagtgtcgtttagcaaaattacatctccaacgcagaacaaaatttatcttcaatttcccaccgaagaacacaattatcaacaaCAATTAAAATCTCGAAAACAAAAtgaacgattgaaaaaaaaattataaataagtcattcacgatttatcagtcatcaaGCGACTCggagctaaaataattattaatgttaaaacaatttcataaaaaaacctgacctttttctgatttggtaccattactgaaagacgtagttttagGTCAAAAAATAGGTAACGATtgcatattcatattttcatattcatgttttcatttttattcactaaCGTCAACATGATTGGCCCTAATGATCGAATTCGGGACATCGAATCTGAGTTTGACAGCCAGTTTATATAAAGCAAAGATAAACAAAACGCAAAgcaaaaattggtagtttttaACAAGTAGTTTCACAAATGTAGTGAATTGATAATGGTAAGCGTTGAATGGAAGAATAATGTTCTACAGATCTAAATAGGTTGAAATATATACACTAGCAACATAAGAAACATCTTTTTATTGCTTTAGAAAATGACGTTTTCTTTGCGGCGGGAAAAACTAACACAGCTTCaggaacaaaattatcaatgaaaatcaaattgTCCGTAACAAATGAATATTCTAAATAAAAGCGTAACGAGTTTTGTACAAGTGATAAAAAATCGTGAGCGAAAACAGTGTCTAGTAATGATTTTTTCGCGTTTTTTCAGGAGCCATTATTGAAAGAAAACGCCACATGCAATGTATTTGTGGGCTTGAgagatatttttaatttcactgcCGGAGGAAGTCGTTTGGTCGTCGAGGGTTATTTTACATACCTGGTGGAAAGAAATGCAACGCGTTGATATGAAGATTTTAGGTACGGTTGTTTATCAATGGCTCAATCTCCATCCAGATGTATCAGGTTTCATCTGTTTTCGATGAAAGGTTACACTATTCTGGGCCAATATCTTAATTTATAATCTGGAACGACTATACAAATCGAGAATCGACAGTTAGATTCAGCGTTATGatatcatattttttcatattttttcatatttcatattgtcatatttcatattttttcagtattacTATCAAAAGCAATTTCCTTGTTGCAAAGGCAATTCATTCAACTTATGAGGCCCACTTTTCAAAGGTTCTGGTGAAAAGATTTAGGAGTTCTTCTAGTGATAATTATACACGGATCCGGACTATGTAACCTGACCATGCAAAcaacatttcaaattaattttcattcaatgtatgaaaatttacaACTGCATTTGAGCATGCTAGTCTCAATGAAGGTACTCTGTATTGTATGTCAACGCCATAAATAAATGGTTCCTGAAGAAAAGCTGCTTTACTAAGCTTCACTCTATCACtacgtattgttttttttataaactacaAAAGAGTTCGAGAAAAAATAGCACTCAAAATACAGTTGAAAAGCACACGGTTTGTGTactatttcctcatacattcatAATATCCGCTAGATGGCGACAGCGTACCTTCTATGTCGCGAATTCGATTTATTTTTAATCTACTAATACCACTAAACTAGACAGCTAACtaatgtgtaaatgtgtaatGGGTAATAATGTGTAATGTGTCCAACTCCATTATTCTCATCTCCTGTTTCCTGGATGATTTCATAAGTATTCGTGATTGTTCCACATGAAAAATGGTAACAGGCCAAACGGGCCAACGCAGGTTGGGTATAGCTGATCTAAAACGTAGTCGTTTCTAACATTTAcatcaaataatatttgaaaaataaatggaaACGATTGATTTTTAACctctaataatattttttttttacaatttcctgTGTTTTTTCTGTGAATGAACCCTTTATAAGACCGTGTAAACTAGCTATCGAATCAAACATAAGAAAACATAAACCTTACACGAGAAcactttcataaaaaataaactattgaaacagtggGAATATAattgccactgcccgttaaccccaaaaacaatATTTGCCGCTGCCTCCTAAGctcgtttattatatttattatttatttttgttatttggttttgcaaaaattaaaacaatatttctagtgcagcaaaaaaaattttttttaatagacatacaaaggaaaaaatgaaaatctgaattgttcatcaaatacaccatttaatTTATTGCAAAAATggcatgatcttacacagtgAATCCTGAGTAGAACGTTTTCAGTGAAAatcttatcaacttgttgcgttttcaacgaatttaaacaggttttgttacataaaaatgactcccaaatcaACATTGTACATTTTTGCAGCCCGAAAACAGtattgccatttttttttttatcttcgcttatttttcgttggtctatttccgccacttcagtgccaatcaccgacatcagggaggcgactccatcTGTTCCTatctatcagactcaacaactcatgagccgggccaacaacttcttttacttcccctccaaAGGAAGaagtaaccagagatttttagcctcagaaaatcccaacgacgccagctgggattgaacccaggccgatcggattgtgaggttgttacgctaaccacacaaccactggcgccgtccagTATTGCCATTGCCTTCAGAAGTTTtaggttgagtaaaatattgaagtgcagcgaaaaaaaaaaattgttggtgaCAATAAATTTGCCACGGTCTTATAAAAGGGTTAAAAACCAAATGCATCTTGTGTCTATTTATGTTGACGCTAAAATTATACTGATAGATTAcagtaaattttatattttgaagaaCCAAATGCTTCCCTGGGTGAACGTCAACTTTtcttcttatcaacacattatCTTCAGCAGAACGGACCATCTTGTTGTACGTCAAATCAGCTATCGAATCATTCATTCTAAAGAACGTACTTTTCGAATTATAGTTTATTTAAGGCAAATAAGTAAAAATAAGTTGAGCTCAAACAAACCTGAATAACCTAACAGCCTTAATGTACAAATATTGGGATTGTTTCCTGTTCGTCGTTTTCTCACAACAATCCAAATGTTAGGATGAGAACATCAACATTAACAATTGCGCGCTCACGAAGTTCTTTTATGTTCCATAAAAAATAATAGTTACAATAAAAATAAGGAGACATTTTTTCAGTTTATtgtagcattaaccactggatTGAATACTATTTCCCACTGTTCGTTGAGTGGCAACCACGATTGCTTTCGAACAATGGGGAATGACTCATTTTGCGGagtgaaatttttcaaattcaaaattttgttcAACGTGTTTAGAACTATCTCCAGTGACTGCCCGGGGCGATAAGCGTTATGTGAAATTTCATTGCCTGTATCCCCAAACGTTAGTAACGATAACCACACGGCGGCAGTGATAAGAATTCGTATTTCAGCCATGACTGGGTGAAGAGAGTGCAGATGTGATACTGAATATCTCGTGAAGGCGTTGAACACTTCATTGCACTCGATATTATTGCATCCAACTTGTGTATTTGAACAGATGTGTCGTTATCTAGTCATGCTACACtacatattaaatatgtgtttttTCCTGCATATCATCGCCTAGGTTATGAatatattgttttgttattccaTCCACACCAGAGTCGAAACTCAGAATTCTATGATTGAAATATTTAGGCgagaggggggcacattcggacactttcgACATAAGACTTTGTCTTTGTCAtaagtctttgatttctatataggggaggtcactctacgaaaaatgtaacgattcattaagagttttcaaacgcatattactcaaaatagtTATCGCGACATATGTTGTATTATATACCATTTATACAAccattttttgcttgaaacacgaacagaaaatattgtaaaaacttgaacaatttgacgattaaaatgggtatgttttttcgattgcactgACCACTCGTTTCCTCcctgacgcaacgagcaatctttttgcatacaattcggcgttagctcacaatgcgAGCAAATGCGAATTATGATAATAGTTACAATAAAAATAAtccatttgccgataataggcattactCATTTGGCAGAATTAATGGTGGGATAATCTTAGAagatggttttttttctattcgccCCAAAGTTGAATCAATTCGGGCTCAATTCACGTGTTCATCGTGTAGGTCtagctactaacaatttatgtaattgtggtccaggatgtcataatattgttgtttggttatgtaaaacatGCAATTAATTAATtgaactggctgctgatttagaagttcgaaagaGTATACTCtggcatatcagattatgatagcttgagtagtcgcgatcctaATATTATTATCCTCATATAGGTCTTCCTTAGAAGCCCGCTTCAGTTCCTTCTatgcacccaatgagatcagttatctataatatattgctgtagtcatagatttgtTTGGCTATTTATGTAGAAcattaactatttagacttgtgtttaaaaatgataaatgatgactccttgtcttcttctgcttaattgaataaacagaagaaaagggtaggcTTTGATGgtatttttatgtacatttttgaacagaatgtggttccgaatTATACCACCTTATCCCATCTATCCCAGGaaacatacaggaaacggttttttcaggactcccatttgatgtatcaaaaggaaaaaaatacagattttgagcaATGAAAAAATTCAATCCAAATGTCATTACTACACACATTcaaagtcctatgtcaagatacCGTACGTGCTCCTAGACACAGTTCCATCAACATTTTACGTTAGAacacactttccaacttcattttataatgtgttgtaatattatcacgcatatATGTAGCAGTGGTTATGTGGATACCgtgatcgtgtaaaacagccttgcgtcCATCCGGCCATGGTTCGATTCCCGCTTGGCATCGTTTGAACTTTTGtttgggtacaattccaagctgacgttcagtctaaAAGAAAAAGATGTCTGCTCCCCATACATACTAACATTTTGAAGGTTTTGAAAAAGGTGAGTTTAtctgttcatttcacccttcagcacgcgtaaaagtatttttttctacCAAAGATAATATGTTTTCTGTATgttgaaaatgaattattcgtGTTTTATACGTCAGTCAGCCAATGGTACCCAACGTAGTGCAAACCAGAGAAGAGAAATGGAACTTAAGAGAAAAAAATGGCAACAATTTGTTgttagaaaatgtaaacagtgaaaaaatttaaaGATGGAGTGGCGATCGAACAGCCGTCGGGTGTGGACGCGTTTTGCATCGCTCCGCTATTCGTTTGATTCATCAGTTGTGAACAAAATATTTTCAAGCATTTTCAtcagaataaattgaatgattgaACAATTATACGACTCAATAatgtacgaggtctgttcataAAGTATcgtgactttcgaatttacgcgggtaaCGTATATTCGATGCTAGATTTTGTTGGgctttatgttggtactcatgtctctcacttatgctgacaagtacggctattttgaatgttcagttaatttttgacaactgcttttcttacacgtgtttcgGTTCATCTTCGGTTTATGCCTATTGCCTAAAATCGGCTTTGGCTATGGAAATGTTTAATGGAGTGGGATAGAGTGGACCACTCTATCTACAAGAGCTGTTCTAAAAGTATCACGATTTTTGTATACCCACGGATTACTTATATtcgatttcagttgttgacgTGCTCGGGCTTCCGACACGCTTTGCATCGTTTGAATCTTTTCGACCCTCcgagaacattttttcaaactCCGATAAACGTTGTTTCGCTCCAAGGTAGGTTCACCAGATGTCATAATCAACATTCAGAATGTGTTCGCGCACTTAAGTTTGTTGttcacacaaaatttgatacatatcttttgattcatttttgcaataggcaaaaatcgaagatgaaccaaaaacacgtgtaagaaaagcagttgtcaaaaattaactgaacgttcaaaatagccgtacttgtaaGCATAAGTGAAAGAGATGAGTAACAACATAtggccacaaaaaaaatctagaatcgaatatacgcaacccacgtaaattcgaaagtcgtgaTACtatttgaacagacctcgtatgtACGCTTAAAATACAACATAGATATATGATCTctgaataaattattatttcaaacaaactccataaaaatccattattatttctgaaaatatccTCTGTTGGTCGTgatattgtatctagaatttacaaagTAATGAAACATTCGCATCAATTTAATTCTTGGAATCAGTTTTTTAGTTGCCGGcgatttgtcaaacaaactgcaacaCTAAAACGTTTTATATTGTGCTTTTATTTTTTGACTTTAACATTCAAAaacccttcaataaaaatgacattgaaaaaacagagtaaaactgacatacaattatgaaggatgattgctttttgattTGCGCGTGCTCCACTCAAACTAGCAATCCGCCAATTAAGAAGTACTTCAACTAAAAAAATGCCAATAAGCGAATGTGTATTGtatgtatatttatattttttcaaatattttttaagatATCACCATtgtaagtgtaatattttttatgtataattaaattttatcatacaAAATTTTTCTATCATTACATATCCtacaatcgaagactctttttttccgttttaagttagttttaagaaaGATAAGATTCCATTTGGTATGTCGATCCTCGAAATAAGCTCAATGGtttaaaagtaaataaaaaaaacacataaaactcatgatttcttcCAATAATTTATGACTTTTCAACCATtgagccgatttcaaaaatcgacacatcaaataaaattttattcttctatgaatcaacttcaatctgtcATTCAACAAAATCAGAAATTTAGGGCTACAGAAGAACTCCAATTATAAAGCTGAGAAAATTTGCCACT
The Toxorhynchites rutilus septentrionalis strain SRP chromosome 2, ASM2978413v1, whole genome shotgun sequence genome window above contains:
- the LOC129766653 gene encoding uncharacterized protein LOC129766653 is translated as MTDANNLLALLQRPLEPTFMPKDDGKTIIDVPDEFYTDRYRPIGSDLQTRFSADVEQRIPVRSVTPPDLSFADGIERRGSFSLFVPKHREAAAALIQLFMDQPDVSSLMSVATYCRDRLNPVLYQYALTVAMQHRADTKHVNIPSIVSLFPDQFVDSSVFPKLREEGRVIQQANRMVIEIPPNYTASDREEEQRLAYFREDIGVNMHHWHWHLVYPGEGPDEVVRKDRRGELFYYMHSQLIARYNAERFCNRLASVKNFNNYREPIPEAYFPKMIRSSNNRSYPGRHANILLQDVNRIDNKTIVQISDLERWRDRILEAIDQGFVLDTSGNRIMIDNEKGIDILGDVLESSSLSPNPRLYGSLHNFGHNVVAYIHDPDYRYLEDYGVMGDVTTAMRDPFFYRWHGMIDEIFRRQKDRLPVYTASQLGFPSVKVTSVGVQLNRANTLPNVLLTYWQTSQVDLASGMDFGPDGNVFASFTHLQHAPFSFRVEVDNDTGSVQKGTLRIWIAPKVDERGTALKFVEQRRYFIEMDTSTVTLNPGKNTIARRSDQSSVTIPYERTFRAVGKTASPTDEKQLALFRFCGCGWPAHMLVPKGSAGDGVQFDIFAMVTNHAEDSVHQPADPAGPCDDAHSFCGLRDKLYPDKRAMGFPFDRPAATAVTTLQDFVTPNPNMAIGTILVKFSNKTFARTLMSPKKMFADDLKLYRTISSVLDCLVLQSDIDELMLWCRENTIAMNITKFSFDLRSNNTQFCIAMTDKNSLLALLQRPLEPAFMPKDDGKTILVIPDEYLSKRYRPLADDLQTRFTDGAELEIPVRNVGIPDISFAEVIDRRGAFSLFIEKHRDIAGQLINLFMNQADVTSLMSVATYARDRLNPILFQYALTVAIQHRPDTKDVQIPSIINLFPDQFVDPSVFPKLREEGNIVQQEKRTTIDIPATFTASEREMEQRMAYFREDIGVNMHHWHWHLVYPGGAAPEIVRKDRRGELFYYMHSQIIARYSVDRFCNRLARARPLVNYREPIAEAYFPKMVRSSNSRAYPARAADSTLKDLNRVDNDTVVSVNDVQRWTDRIHQAIDQGFVTDTTGKNIPLDEVKGIDILGDIVEASVLSVNRRYYGSLHNVGHDILAYIHDPDYRYLEDFGVMGDVTTAMRDPVFYRWHGMIDGIFRKFIETLNPYTTAQLSNPGVRVTSLNVRINRANAPPNVLLTYWQKSQVDLAAGLDFGPQGNVFASFTHLQHAPFVYEFKVTNSSGAPKQGTARIFIAPKVDERGTNLSFNEQRLLFIELDKFTVNLKPGENTIIRRSEQSSVTIPYERTFRKVGAFQTPAEGNQRDQFRFCGCGWPEHMLLPKGSPEGVQFDLYIMISNFADDTVNQPFDENIDCNDSHSFCGLRDKLYPDKRPMGFPFDRRTPPSVATLRDFIAPNANMASTNVQIKFTNTVIART